CAGCTGGGCAGCGGGGCCGGGCCGCCGGGCCGGTCGGCGTTGAGGGCCAGGCAGAGGACGACGATGGTGCTGCGGCGCTCCTCGCTGTAGGAGCCGAAGACCTCCTCCGGCTCCGAGTCGCACGCGTGCTTGGCGTCGCCGTCGTGGACGACCTTGGTGACCTTGAAGTCGGCGGTGGCCTTGGTGCAGTCCACGATCTCCATCTTCGGCTTGGACCCGCCGCCGCCGAGGTCGTGCACGCAGTCACCGGCCTTCGCGGCCTCCGGGTCGGACTTGCCGGCCATCCCGGCGACGACCAGGCCGCCGATGATCAGCGCGACCAGCAGGAGCGGCCCTCCGACGCGGCGGCC
The genomic region above belongs to Streptomyces sp. 1331.2 and contains:
- a CDS encoding LppU/SCO3897 family protein, whose protein sequence is MTTPPTAPVDETPTPAEPLAQEPWGAGRPAPAEPSRLRRIGRRVGGPLLLVALIIGGLVVAGMAGKSDPEAAKAGDCVHDLGGGGSKPKMEIVDCTKATADFKVTKVVHDGDAKHACDSEPEEVFGSYSEERRSTIVVLCLALNADRPGGPAPLPSWPAL